The following nucleotide sequence is from Halobacillus mangrovi.
CCTTTGGAAAAGGTCTGCTGGGATTTCCAGAGATCATCAACCTTTTCCTGTACATCATCAAAGTTCTGATGCAAGGACTTGATCATCAGATCGCGGTCTTTTTGGCTGATCGCTTCAATGTAGAGTTCATGGTTATCTACGATTCTTGTAAGATCCTCGTAGTCTTCCTTGAAGCGCTTTCTCATGGACAACAAAATACGGCTTTCCATCGTCGGTTTTAAATTATCCCAGATCATGGAAATCCGTGAATGATCGATGGACTGGATGATCGTTTCATGAAAGAGGATGTCGTTGAAAGAGAAGTCCTCTGCATCCTTATATTTCACAGCGATCTTCATCATTTCAAGGATCTTGCTGAGCTCTTTCACTAGATTGGTTGTATCAAGCTTGACCAGCCGTTCAAACACGAAGGTTTCGATAAGCAGCCGCACATCATAGATTTCGTTAATTTCTTTATCGGTCAAACCGAGGACGACCGCTCCCATTCGTTCCAGACGGATGATATGTTCAGAGGCTAGTATTTTTAAAGCTTCACGAACAGGTGACCGGCTGACGCCAAACTCTGCAGCCAGCTGATTTTCCGTAAGCGTTGAACCGCTTTCAATAACGCCTGAAATCATCCGCATTCTCAGTTCACATGCAATCTTCTCACCGGTGGAGGCCTTCGTTAACCACTTCGCAGGGTATAGAAATTCTTGAGATTCTTTCATTTGTTCACCTTCTTTTTTCGTTTCAGTGTACTTGTATACAAGTATTCTATAATAAAAAATTCGTTTTGAAAACGCTATTATGAAGATTTAATTGTCCATGCTACTCGAACCATGTCGGTGAAACTCGCTTCATAGAGCGTTTTGCGCCCTCTTCCTTTTTCAAAAAAACTGCTCATAAAATAATTCGAAAGTATTAGAGAATTTTGGAGAAATAGGGAGGTGTCTGCGACTTCTCTCATTATTCCAACTCTATCAACTATTGGAAATAAATAGAATGACATGTTGTATACCCCACTACGGTAGGACTAGAATAATAGATAAGGATGACCTTAATACTATTTAGGAGGTTTACGATGTTAAAAAAATTGGCGAAAAGTAAGCTTGTCACCTTTGCTGCGATCAGTTCATTGGTCATTGGGGGAGTAGCAACGACCCAAGTACCGACCGCTGATGCAAAGCCTGATAAGAAAAACCATTCAGAAGTGAAAAATGTGATCTTTATGGTCGGGGATGGCATGGGACCTGCCTACACCACGATGCTCCGCTACATGAATGATGATCCTTCCACGAAGGAAATGGAGTCTACGGCATTCGATCCATATTTCGTAGGTATGCAGCGTACATATTCCTGGGATCCTTACTTTGACGGAGGAGAAGGGGACGTTAAGGAGAATATTCCGGATTCAGCCGCAACGGCAACGTCTATGGCATCTGGAATCAAGACGTATAACGGAGCGATCGGCGTCGATCTAGACCAGGAAGAAACGAAAACGGTTCTTGAAGAAGCAAAAGAACAAGGAAAATCCACAGGTCTGGTCTCTACCTCACAGATTAACCATGCGACTCCTGCAGCTTTTGGTGCTCACGATGTTTCCCGAAACAATTACAATGACATAGCTGATGACTACTATGATGAAATGGTTAACGGCGAGCACAAAGTCGACGTGATGCTTGGCGGTGGAACGAGCTATTTTGAACGTGACGACCGCAATCTAGTCGAAGCATTCAAGCAAGACGGTTATGACTATGCCACGACAAAAGAAGAAATGTTAGCTAGTGATAACGAGCAATTGCTAGGACTTTTTGCACCAAAAGGAATGGACAAAGCCATCGACCGCAGCGAAGAGACGCCTTCGCTTAGCGAAATGACCACAACGGCCCTAGATAAACTCCGCGATGATAAGGACGGCTTTTTCCTTATGGTTGAAGGCAGTCAGATTGACTGGGCTGGACACGACAATGACGTCGTTGCCGCTATGAGTGAAATGAGAGACTTTGAGGAAGCTTTCAAGGAAGCGATTGAATTTGCGAAAAAAGATGAGAACACAATTGTCGTAACAACGGCTGACCACTCGACTGGCGGCATGTCGATCGGACGCGGATCGGAATATATATTCAATCCAGAAGTGGTTGATGCAGCAGAACGGACACCTGACTATATGGCGGCGCAAATCGCAGATGGTGAAAGTGTAGAAGACGTACTCATTTCTTACAGCGGATTAGAATTGACTGCTGAGGAAATCCAATCTGTGAAAGACGCGGCACAGCCTGAAGATGGAGAAATTAATGCAACCGAAGTGGATAATGCGATTGAGCATATCTATGATGTCCGCTCAGGTACAGGCTGGACGACAAGCGGTCATACCGGTGTAGACGTGAATATCTATGCGTATGGTCCACAAAAAATGGAGTTCAGCGGGTCCATTGAGAATAGCGCAACAGGACAGAAATTGTTTGAACTGTTGAAATCGGACCGCAAAGGAAAAGGGCATGATAAAGGGCATGGCAAAGGTCATGGAAACGGCCACGACCAGGACTAATGCAAGGGAAGGAGCCTCTGAATCCTCAGAGGCTCTTTGTTTACATACGGAGGGATCGACATGAAAAAATTCGGATGGCTGGTTTTGCTGGTGATCCTTATGACGGCCTGTACAAGCGAGAGCGATGCGAATCAAGCAGCGGAGGAAACAGAAACGAATACTGAAGCCGACGAGGAGAAGACAGAAGCTGCCGAAGATAAGAACGAGGCACCTAAAGAGAAAAAAGAGACGACTGACGAAACTTCTGAAGATACATTTATTGAAAGCCCGCAGGCGCCGGATGACAGCGAGCTGACTGAACTAGGCGCAACACATAGTGATCAGGACGGAAAAATCAAGCTGCTTGCCTATGCACCAGAAGAACAACAGGTCGATGTAGGGCCGATGACAGTCACTATTCATGAAGCGAAATTTATGCATTACAAGCCATCACCAGACATGATCGATTTCTTTCACGGATTTACTCATGAAGAGAGCCGTTTTAATTATTTGAAACTTAGGGTGACGGTCAAAAACACTTCAGATCAACAGATGAACTTCGCTCCTGTCTCCTACTTAGAGACGAATACAGGGGAGAAGAAAGGGTTCCAAGATGATTTTTATTTGGAAGAATTGCACGGAGACTATGCCCCGGGTGAAATTCGCAAAGGACAGCTCGGTTTCATTTTAGAAGAAGGCGATCAGGAAACGCTGGAGAAGGTTACGGTTAACACGAGTGATGTTTTTCAAAAGGAGAAGTCCGTGGAGAAGGGGAATTCTTACACGATCTCCTTTGAGTGAACCATTATAAAAGGAGGGTGAGCGGGTGTCCGCTTTTCCTCCTTTTTTTATTCTTGATCCAAGGATTGTCGTCGCTCCCTTCTGTGCTTTTTTACCACGAAATCGATCCACAAATAATAGACAATCCAAAAAACAAGGATTACACCAGGTGAATAGAGCTTATACGGATAAGGAAGAAAAATATACAGGAGAACAAACGTGATAAAAAAAGGCGGCATGAGGATCCAATAACGCTTGCTTTTAAAGTGTTTCATGATCAGGTATCCTCTTCGACTAGTGGCTGAAAAATAATCGGTCTTATCTATCTATTCGAATAACCCCTAATCATTTCCTTTTTTATTTCCCCTCAAGCAAATATGATTTTCATTTACAACAAGGCTTTTGAACAAAATGTGAACAAGAAAACGCTTGCTTTTATTGAAGTAAGAATCATTGTGAAAAACATCACAAAACCTCTTGAACTACAATGTGAAATATTGCACAATATAAATGTGAAATGATTCACAAATATAATAAATGATCATCCTTTAGGAGGAATTCATATGACTAGAGAACATGTTAACCGCGTTGCACTTATTGGAGCAGGGGCTGTAGGAAGCAGCTATGCCTTTGCTATGCTGAATCAATCCGTAACCGAAGAATTCGTCATCATCGACTTAAATGAAGACAAGGCGATGGGGGATGCCATGGACTTGAACCATGGTAAAGTCTTCGCTCCAAATCCAACAAAAACATGGTACGGTCACTATGAAGATTGTAAAGATGCCGACATCGTTTGTATTTGCGCAGGGGCTAATCAAAAACCTGGAGAGACTCGGTTGGATCTTGTGAAAAAGAATTTGGCGATCTTTAAAACGATTGTAGACAATGTCATGGCGAGCGGATTCCAGGGAATTTTCTTAGTCGCCACAAACCCAGTGGACATTCTTACTTATGCCACTTGGAAATTCAGTGGACTACCGAAAGAACGCGTGATCGGAAGTGGCACGATTCTGGACTCTGGCCGATTCCGTTTTCTGTTAGGAGAATATTTCGATGTCACTCCATCTAACGTTCACGCCAATATCATCGGCGAGCATGGGGATACGGAATTACCTGTATGGAGTCATGCAACGATCGGCGGGGTTCCTGTACTTGAATTCATCCAGCGTCATGAAGAATACAACATGGAAGACCTTGATGAGATTTTCACAAATGTGCGTGATGCGGCTTACCATATCATCGAGAAAAAAGGCGCTACGTATTATGGGATTGCCATGGGATTGACTCGGATAACCAAAGCGATTCTTAACAATGAAAACAGTATCCTGACTGTAAGTGCTTATATGAATGGAGAATACAACACAGAGGACGTTTTTATTGGAGTGCCGGCGGTTGTGAATCGTAAAGGAATACGTAATATCGTAGAAATCAGCTTAAATGAGCAAGAACAAAAACAATTCGATCACAGTGCTAACGTTCTTAAAGAAATCTTAAACGCTAATTTTGAAAACCAGCCAACATCTTAGTTTACTCGTAGAAATGAGTTGATCGCCCATGTGGTTGCAACAGTACGACCCTTTTGGAAATGTATTTTTAATTGCGCTATTCGCGGCTTTGCCTATCTTTTTCTTCTTTTTAGCGCTGACACGGTTCAGAATGAAGGGGATCTTAGCCGCTTTTCTCACCCTTGTACTAAGTATTC
It contains:
- a CDS encoding L-lactate dehydrogenase; this encodes MTREHVNRVALIGAGAVGSSYAFAMLNQSVTEEFVIIDLNEDKAMGDAMDLNHGKVFAPNPTKTWYGHYEDCKDADIVCICAGANQKPGETRLDLVKKNLAIFKTIVDNVMASGFQGIFLVATNPVDILTYATWKFSGLPKERVIGSGTILDSGRFRFLLGEYFDVTPSNVHANIIGEHGDTELPVWSHATIGGVPVLEFIQRHEEYNMEDLDEIFTNVRDAAYHIIEKKGATYYGIAMGLTRITKAILNNENSILTVSAYMNGEYNTEDVFIGVPAVVNRKGIRNIVEISLNEQEQKQFDHSANVLKEILNANFENQPTS
- a CDS encoding alkaline phosphatase gives rise to the protein MLKKLAKSKLVTFAAISSLVIGGVATTQVPTADAKPDKKNHSEVKNVIFMVGDGMGPAYTTMLRYMNDDPSTKEMESTAFDPYFVGMQRTYSWDPYFDGGEGDVKENIPDSAATATSMASGIKTYNGAIGVDLDQEETKTVLEEAKEQGKSTGLVSTSQINHATPAAFGAHDVSRNNYNDIADDYYDEMVNGEHKVDVMLGGGTSYFERDDRNLVEAFKQDGYDYATTKEEMLASDNEQLLGLFAPKGMDKAIDRSEETPSLSEMTTTALDKLRDDKDGFFLMVEGSQIDWAGHDNDVVAAMSEMRDFEEAFKEAIEFAKKDENTIVVTTADHSTGGMSIGRGSEYIFNPEVVDAAERTPDYMAAQIADGESVEDVLISYSGLELTAEEIQSVKDAAQPEDGEINATEVDNAIEHIYDVRSGTGWTTSGHTGVDVNIYAYGPQKMEFSGSIENSATGQKLFELLKSDRKGKGHDKGHGKGHGNGHDQD
- a CDS encoding DUF4352 domain-containing protein, which translates into the protein MKKFGWLVLLVILMTACTSESDANQAAEETETNTEADEEKTEAAEDKNEAPKEKKETTDETSEDTFIESPQAPDDSELTELGATHSDQDGKIKLLAYAPEEQQVDVGPMTVTIHEAKFMHYKPSPDMIDFFHGFTHEESRFNYLKLRVTVKNTSDQQMNFAPVSYLETNTGEKKGFQDDFYLEELHGDYAPGEIRKGQLGFILEEGDQETLEKVTVNTSDVFQKEKSVEKGNSYTISFE
- a CDS encoding GntR family transcriptional regulator — encoded protein: MKESQEFLYPAKWLTKASTGEKIACELRMRMISGVIESGSTLTENQLAAEFGVSRSPVREALKILASEHIIRLERMGAVVLGLTDKEINEIYDVRLLIETFVFERLVKLDTTNLVKELSKILEMMKIAVKYKDAEDFSFNDILFHETIIQSIDHSRISMIWDNLKPTMESRILLSMRKRFKEDYEDLTRIVDNHELYIEAISQKDRDLMIKSLHQNFDDVQEKVDDLWKSQQTFSKGLEKE